A single genomic interval of Eurosta solidaginis isolate ZX-2024a chromosome 3, ASM4086904v1, whole genome shotgun sequence harbors:
- the Cda9 gene encoding LOW QUALITY PROTEIN: chitin deacetylase 8 (The sequence of the model RefSeq protein was modified relative to this genomic sequence to represent the inferred CDS: substituted 2 bases at 2 genomic stop codons) — protein sequence MLKKVAFEVKIAAKRDELYYMLRWQLALCCAEFTVREKEIPQLIIVTFDDAVNAYNXPDYQKLFNGLVNPDNFTVRGTFLVSHEYTDYALLNSLYQQGHEIAFHSVSHGTGTDHWREANVDRIVAEFGEQILMLERFAKINRTDIRGIRLPFMQLAGNNSFVAAKHLGLRYDSSWLTQRYRNPAMWPYTLDYRAVQDCQIWPCLEAAIPGFWVNPMVTWTDTLGYACAMLDGXVFPPKDDVKALFNWMLQNFNRHYQGNRAQFGVYLHASWFQRGRHHFEVLRKFLEYVTKLPDVYLTTTSQVIEYMQQPKLGKPFQRCAKKPKTSCAKRTCRLRKMQTDEMRYMSVCDSCPEVYPWLGNPLGLAER from the exons ATGCTTAAGAAAGTAGCATTTGAAGTTAAGATAGCGGCAAAACGTGATGAATTATATTACATGCTGCGCTGGCAACT tgcGCTTTGTTGCGCCGAGTTCACAGTTCGTGAGAAGGAAATACCGCAG CTCATCATAGTAACTTTCGACGATGCCGTGAACGCTTACAACTAACCTGACTATCAGAAACTCTTCAATGGGTTGGTGAATCCAGATAATTTCACCGTACGTGGCACTTTCTTGGTCTCACACGAGTACACTGATTATGCGCTCCTGAATTCACTCTATCAACAAGGTCATGAGATCGCCTTCCATTCAGTATCACATGGCACTGGCACCGATCACTGGCGTGAAGCGAATGTTGATCGTATAGTGGCTGAGTTTGGTGAACAAATTCTAATGTTGGAAAGATTTGCAAAAATCAATCGTACGGATATACGTGGCATACGTTTACCTTTTATGCAATTAGCTGGAAATAATAGCTTTGTTGCTGCTAAGCATTTAGGTTTGCGCTACGATAGTTCATGGCTAACGCAACGTTATCGCAATCCCGCAATGTGGCCGTATACACTGGATTATCGTGCGGTACAAGATTGTCAAATTTGGCCGTGTCTAGAAGCAGCAATACCGGGCTTTTGGGTAAATCCAATGGTTACATGGACTGATACGTTGGGTTATGCTTGCGCTATGCTAGATGGTTGAGTATTTCCCCCAAAAGATGATGTTAAGGCTCTGTTCAATTGGATGTTGCAAAACTTTAATAGACATTATCAAGGTAACCGCGCACAATTTGGTGTGTATCTGCATGCATCTTGGTTCCAGCGTGGACGACACCACTTTGAGGTGCTACGGAA ATTCCTCGAGTATGTGACCAAGTTGCCTGATGTTTATTTGACCACAACCTCGCAAGTCATCGAGTACATGCAGCAGCCAAAGCTAGGCAAACCATTTCAGAGGTGCGCTAAAAAGCCAAAAACTTCATGTGCAAAACGCACTTGTAGATTGAGAAAAATGCAGACCGATGAAATGCGCTATATGAGTGTATGTGATAGTTGTCCCGAAGTCTATCCATGGCTAGGCAATCCACTTGGACTTGCAGAACGctaa